From the genome of Bradyrhizobium elkanii USDA 76, one region includes:
- a CDS encoding Lrp/AsnC family transcriptional regulator: MPYDRIDARILEMVQKNNRLTSEVIGEIAGLSATACQRRLKRLRSEGIIEADISIVSPKAVGRPIQMLVLVTMERERCDIIDRFKKAIKSSAEVVNGFYVTGDADFILYVTARTMEDYEQFTRSFFYKNPDIKCFKTLVVMDRVKAGFAVPVEVPACDRPTNR, encoded by the coding sequence ATGCCATACGATCGGATAGACGCTCGCATCCTCGAAATGGTGCAAAAGAACAATCGTCTGACCTCCGAGGTGATCGGCGAAATAGCGGGGCTTTCTGCAACCGCGTGCCAACGCCGGTTGAAGAGGCTGCGCTCGGAAGGCATCATCGAGGCAGATATCTCGATCGTTTCGCCGAAGGCCGTTGGAAGACCCATCCAGATGCTTGTACTTGTGACTATGGAGCGGGAGCGTTGTGATATCATTGATAGGTTTAAGAAGGCCATCAAATCGTCAGCTGAAGTCGTCAATGGCTTCTACGTTACCGGTGATGCTGACTTTATTCTATACGTGACCGCGCGTACCATGGAGGACTACGAGCAATTCACCAGAAGCTTCTTCTACAAGAATCCGGACATCAAATGCTTCAAGACGCTGGTCGTTATGGATCGGGTAAAGGCTGGCTTTGCTGTTCCCGTTGAGGTGCCTGCCTGTGATAGACCAACCAATCGTTGA